One stretch of Lacimicrobium alkaliphilum DNA includes these proteins:
- the ompR gene encoding two-component system response regulator OmpR: protein MGQETTKILVVDDDMRLRSLLERYLVEQGYQVRTAANSEQMDRLLERENFHLMVLDLMLPGEDGLSICRRMRQKENDLPIVMLTAKGDEVDRIIGLEMGADDYLPKPFNPRELLARIKAVLRRRTLEAPGAPSQAEQIVSFGRYQLNLATREMSADGQPIVLTSGEFAVLKSLVTHPRVPLSRDKLMNLARGRDYSALERSIDVQVSRLRRLLEEDPANPRYIQTVWGLGYVFVPDGESKAS from the coding sequence ATGGGACAGGAAACAACAAAAATTCTGGTGGTGGACGATGATATGCGTCTGCGCAGTCTGCTGGAGCGCTATCTGGTTGAACAGGGCTATCAGGTCAGAACTGCGGCCAATTCCGAACAGATGGACCGGCTGCTGGAACGGGAAAACTTCCATCTGATGGTGCTGGATTTAATGCTGCCCGGCGAAGACGGCCTGTCCATTTGCCGGCGTATGCGCCAGAAAGAGAATGACCTGCCCATTGTGATGCTGACCGCCAAAGGCGATGAAGTGGATCGTATTATCGGTCTGGAAATGGGCGCCGATGATTACCTGCCGAAACCTTTTAACCCCAGAGAGCTGCTGGCCCGCATCAAGGCGGTGCTCAGACGCCGCACACTCGAAGCGCCGGGAGCGCCCTCTCAGGCCGAGCAGATAGTCAGCTTTGGCCGTTATCAGCTCAATCTGGCAACCCGGGAAATGAGTGCCGATGGCCAGCCCATTGTCCTGACCAGTGGTGAATTCGCCGTGCTCAAGTCTCTGGTTACTCACCCCAGGGTGCCTCTGTCGCGGGACAAACTGATGAATCTGGCCAGAGGGCGCGATTACAGCGCCCTGGAGCGCAGTATTGATGTACAGGTGTCGCGCCTGCGTCGTCTGCTCGAAGAAGATCCCGCCAATCCCAGATATATTCAGACCGTGTGGGGGTTGGGCTATGTGTTTGTGCCAGATGGTGAGAGTAAAGCCAGCTGA
- the hslU gene encoding HslU--HslV peptidase ATPase subunit codes for MSEMTPREIVHELDRHIIGQQGAKRAVAIALRNRWRRMQLDEELRHEVTPKNILMIGPTGVGKTEIARRLAKLANAPFIKVEATKFTEVGYVGKEVETIIRDLADIAVKMTKEQEMKKVRHRAEEAAEERVLDALLPPPQNNWGDKEEVKDSGTRQAFRKKLREGQLDDKEIEVDVSLPQMGVEIMAPPGMEEMTSQLQSMFQNLSSGTSSKKKKLKIKDAMKLLTEEEAARMVNHEELKEKAIYNVEQNGIVFVDEIDKICKRGDSNSGGDVSREGVQRDLLPLVEGSTVNTKHGMVKTDHILFIASGAFQMSKPSDLIPELQGRLPIRVELSALNTEDFVRILTEPNASLTEQYIALMKTEGVDVSFAEDGIKRIAEAAWKVNERTENIGARRLHTVMEKLMEEISFNATDKQGDNIEINAEYVNAHLDSLVDDEDLSRFIL; via the coding sequence ATGTCTGAAATGACACCCAGAGAAATTGTTCACGAGCTGGACCGCCATATCATCGGTCAGCAGGGCGCCAAACGCGCCGTTGCCATTGCCTTACGTAACCGCTGGCGGCGCATGCAGCTTGATGAAGAGCTGCGCCATGAAGTCACCCCAAAAAACATTCTGATGATCGGCCCCACAGGTGTAGGTAAAACCGAGATCGCCCGGCGTCTGGCAAAGCTGGCCAACGCCCCTTTTATCAAGGTCGAAGCGACTAAGTTCACCGAAGTGGGTTATGTGGGCAAGGAAGTAGAAACCATTATCCGTGACCTGGCCGATATTGCCGTGAAAATGACCAAAGAGCAGGAGATGAAAAAGGTCCGCCATCGCGCCGAAGAAGCGGCCGAAGAGCGGGTTCTTGATGCCCTGTTGCCACCGCCGCAGAACAACTGGGGTGACAAGGAAGAAGTCAAAGACAGCGGTACCCGCCAGGCCTTTCGCAAGAAGCTCAGAGAAGGGCAACTGGACGATAAGGAAATAGAAGTCGATGTCAGTCTGCCGCAGATGGGTGTGGAGATTATGGCACCGCCGGGCATGGAAGAAATGACCAGCCAGTTGCAGAGCATGTTTCAGAATCTGTCATCGGGTACCAGTTCGAAGAAGAAAAAGCTTAAAATCAAAGATGCCATGAAGCTGCTGACAGAAGAAGAAGCGGCGCGCATGGTGAATCACGAAGAGCTCAAAGAAAAGGCCATCTACAACGTTGAGCAAAATGGCATTGTGTTTGTGGATGAGATCGACAAGATCTGTAAACGGGGCGATAGCAACAGTGGTGGTGATGTGTCCCGCGAAGGGGTGCAGCGGGATCTGCTGCCGCTGGTGGAAGGCTCTACGGTTAACACCAAGCACGGCATGGTTAAAACCGACCATATCCTGTTTATTGCCTCCGGTGCCTTTCAGATGTCCAAGCCTTCGGATCTGATCCCGGAATTACAGGGCCGCCTGCCAATCAGAGTTGAATTGAGTGCCCTGAATACAGAAGATTTTGTGCGTATTCTCACCGAGCCCAATGCGTCACTGACCGAGCAATATATCGCACTGATGAAAACCGAAGGGGTAGACGTGAGCTTTGCCGAAGACGGCATCAAGCGTATCGCCGAAGCCGCCTGGAAGGTCAATGAGCGCACCGAAAATATCGGTGCACGGCGCCTGCATACGGTAATGGAAAAGCTGATGGAGGAGATCTCTTTCAATGCCACCGATAAGCAGGGCGATAACATTGAGATCAACGCCGAATACGTTAACGCCCACCTCGATTCGCTGGTGGATGACGAAGACCTTAGCCGCTTTATTTTGTAG
- a CDS encoding GGDEF domain-containing protein, translated as MFSSLRTKLTLSMLITSLAAISVMALVSPLLLEQRFEDLTHKEHLNQFVELIQRFKKQDPDWGSPQSSAALASQLAQIQAQSPIPSEQQGNRSLVLTMDLSHSEYVVTDPNGHIFVAAGEYQVGEQLPPAALKRATPLSQNSDVLGYALKTGTTNLNNHDSTYLVTLSQSMLIGAAAGLMITLLLSLTMGRQLIKQLRNLTRAAMEMSKGNLDQQVNIKGDDEVAILAREFNRMCQELQNTYAELTASNETIKAQAEAMQELSLRDELTGLHNRRYFNQQFRLMHHQAMRYGDPLTLALGDIDHFKLINDRYSHQIGDAVLRQLAQLMQEEVRESDVLARYGGEEFVLLMPQTSNDQAEALLNRIRTKVESWPWEKICKGLAVTISFGISDKLEKDMGHSMLVDADNKLYQAKDQGRNRVCI; from the coding sequence TTGTTCAGCTCGTTACGTACCAAATTAACCTTATCCATGTTGATTACCAGCCTGGCTGCAATCAGTGTTATGGCTCTCGTCAGTCCATTGTTGCTGGAACAACGCTTTGAGGATCTTACCCACAAGGAACATCTGAACCAGTTTGTTGAGCTGATTCAAAGGTTTAAGAAGCAGGATCCGGACTGGGGTTCGCCACAAAGCTCAGCGGCTCTGGCCTCGCAATTGGCTCAGATACAGGCCCAGTCCCCAATTCCGTCGGAACAACAAGGCAACCGGTCGTTAGTGCTGACAATGGATCTGTCGCACTCTGAATATGTGGTTACGGATCCAAACGGGCATATTTTTGTTGCGGCCGGTGAGTATCAGGTTGGCGAACAATTACCCCCTGCGGCCCTGAAAAGGGCGACTCCTCTGAGCCAGAATAGTGACGTCCTTGGCTATGCACTGAAAACCGGCACAACTAATCTCAATAACCATGACAGTACTTATCTGGTGACACTCAGCCAGAGTATGCTGATTGGTGCCGCTGCCGGACTGATGATAACCCTGTTGCTGAGTCTGACCATGGGCAGGCAGTTAATTAAACAATTGCGCAACCTTACCCGGGCTGCCATGGAAATGAGCAAAGGTAATCTGGATCAACAGGTAAATATCAAGGGTGACGATGAAGTTGCCATTCTGGCACGGGAATTTAACCGTATGTGTCAGGAGTTACAGAACACCTATGCGGAATTAACCGCATCAAATGAGACTATCAAGGCCCAGGCCGAGGCCATGCAGGAATTGTCACTGCGCGATGAGCTTACGGGGTTGCACAACAGGCGCTATTTCAATCAACAATTCAGGCTGATGCATCATCAGGCCATGCGCTACGGTGACCCTCTGACCCTGGCCTTAGGCGATATTGACCACTTCAAGTTGATCAATGACCGGTATTCCCATCAGATCGGTGATGCCGTGCTCAGACAACTGGCGCAGCTGATGCAGGAAGAAGTGCGCGAGTCAGACGTTCTGGCCCGCTACGGCGGAGAGGAGTTTGTATTGCTGATGCCACAGACCAGTAATGATCAGGCAGAAGCACTGCTGAATCGTATCCGAACTAAGGTTGAAAGCTGGCCCTGGGAGAAAATCTGTAAAGGCCTCGCCGTCACAATCAGCTTTGGCATCAGTGATAAACTGGAAAAAGATATGGGCCACAGTATGCTGGTGGATGCCGACAATAAGCTGTATCAGGCCAAAGATCAGGGCCGCAACAGGGTCTGTATCTGA
- a CDS encoding ATP-dependent zinc protease, whose translation MQTLGWREWGALPGLGIDKIKMKVDTGAKTSCLHAFKLEPFDKEGENWVRIYLHPHQNDDQTEQVCEAPVMEQRTVRDSGGHEELRYVIETVLEMAGQRFEVELTLTNRDSMRFRMLLGRQAMEGRFMVDPQESYLSGQID comes from the coding sequence ATGCAGACATTAGGTTGGCGGGAATGGGGTGCATTGCCCGGGCTCGGCATCGATAAAATCAAAATGAAAGTGGACACAGGAGCGAAAACATCCTGTTTGCATGCTTTTAAACTGGAACCCTTCGATAAAGAGGGTGAGAATTGGGTGCGTATATACCTGCACCCCCATCAGAATGACGACCAGACCGAACAGGTTTGCGAGGCCCCGGTAATGGAGCAGCGCACGGTGCGGGACTCCGGTGGTCATGAAGAATTACGCTATGTGATTGAGACGGTTCTGGAAATGGCCGGCCAACGCTTTGAGGTGGAGCTTACCCTCACCAACCGTGATTCCATGCGTTTTCGGATGTTGTTAGGCAGGCAGGCGATGGAGGGCCGATTTATGGTTGATCCACAGGAATCCTATTTGTCAGGCCAGATTGATTAA
- a CDS encoding M16 family metallopeptidase, which translates to MRLFKLALPAALLLMFGCSEQPAQQSQTEAVADKLADASQQADSPVSFNVPVHYSTLENGLKVVISPDETAPIATVGVYYNIGFRIEPKDRTGFAHLFEHMMFQGSDNLAKMEFIHLVQQNGGVLNGSTRFDYTNYFEIVPAHKVETMLWAEADRMRGLAITEENLKNQQEVVKNEVKVNVLNQPYGGFPWLDMPQYAFDNWYNSHNFYGDLEDLDAATLEDVQSFFDRYYSPNNAVVVVAGDVDVEQTRDQIEKYFGDIPSAELGKQPDLTELRQETERKFNRYDKLAPKPAYAFAYRMPPRNSAEYYAMGIIDQLLVQGDDSLLHQELVKDKQLTGDVSGGINYLLGNMFNYNGPMLWMASFTHDEEYDQQTLTQAVDSAVAKLTEQPIEQDDINRALVKLRSSMYSNIDGFYGFGKVDLLASFALFDDDPARINTLEQQFQAVTPEMIKRTAKEYLRPGNRTILTLTPGEDPQAESQGEQQ; encoded by the coding sequence ATGAGGTTATTCAAATTAGCGCTTCCCGCCGCGCTGTTGCTGATGTTCGGCTGCAGCGAGCAGCCAGCGCAGCAAAGCCAGACCGAAGCCGTGGCCGACAAGCTCGCCGACGCGTCGCAGCAGGCAGACAGCCCGGTCAGCTTTAACGTGCCAGTTCACTACAGCACACTGGAAAACGGCCTGAAAGTGGTGATCTCCCCCGATGAGACCGCGCCGATTGCCACCGTCGGGGTGTATTACAATATCGGCTTTCGGATTGAGCCCAAGGATCGTACCGGTTTTGCCCATCTGTTTGAACATATGATGTTTCAGGGTTCAGACAATCTGGCGAAAATGGAATTTATCCATCTGGTGCAGCAAAACGGTGGGGTATTGAACGGTTCAACCCGTTTTGACTACACCAACTACTTTGAGATTGTGCCTGCCCATAAAGTGGAAACCATGCTCTGGGCGGAAGCGGATCGCATGCGCGGTCTGGCCATTACTGAAGAGAACCTCAAAAATCAGCAGGAAGTGGTAAAAAATGAAGTGAAAGTGAATGTGCTGAATCAGCCTTATGGTGGTTTCCCCTGGCTGGATATGCCTCAGTACGCTTTCGACAACTGGTACAACTCCCACAATTTTTATGGCGATCTGGAAGATCTCGATGCGGCGACGCTGGAAGACGTGCAGAGCTTTTTTGATCGCTATTACTCGCCTAACAACGCCGTTGTAGTGGTGGCGGGTGATGTGGATGTTGAGCAGACCCGGGACCAGATAGAAAAGTATTTTGGCGATATTCCTTCGGCGGAGCTGGGCAAACAACCGGATCTGACCGAGTTGCGTCAGGAGACGGAACGTAAGTTTAACCGCTACGACAAACTGGCGCCCAAGCCCGCCTATGCCTTTGCCTATCGGATGCCGCCGCGTAATTCGGCTGAGTATTACGCCATGGGCATTATTGACCAGTTACTGGTGCAGGGCGATGACAGTCTGTTACATCAGGAACTGGTCAAAGATAAACAGCTTACCGGCGATGTCAGTGGTGGTATCAACTACCTGCTTGGCAATATGTTTAATTACAACGGCCCGATGCTGTGGATGGCGTCTTTTACCCATGATGAAGAGTATGATCAGCAGACGCTGACACAGGCGGTGGACAGTGCCGTGGCTAAACTGACTGAGCAGCCGATTGAACAGGACGACATCAACCGCGCGCTGGTAAAACTGCGCTCTTCTATGTACAGCAATATCGATGGCTTTTATGGTTTCGGTAAAGTGGACCTGCTCGCCAGCTTTGCCCTTTTTGATGACGATCCGGCCCGTATCAATACGCTGGAGCAACAATTTCAGGCAGTTACTCCGGAAATGATCAAAAGAACAGCTAAAGAGTATCTGCGCCCGGGCAATCGCACTATCCTGACGCTGACGCCCGGCGAAGATCCCCAGGCAGAATCACAAGGAGAACAACAATGA
- a CDS encoding M16 family metallopeptidase: protein MNKWKILVAALLLAAVGAQAEKQQPPAGGEPKDFKLTETYDFSLDNGLDVTFVQYGDTPKVTLRMVTATGNVDDGEHDAVSDMVYELLTEGTATRSAREIAEQSAGMGGQVNTSVSANSSYVQMDVLSEYAADAAALIADLVQNSVYAEEDLLRAKNNFIRDLKVQKSQAQGQAAEAFYQAVYSDHPYGKVFADESVVETLGTEQVKAFADANLVASRSHLYVSGKFDQAQVEKAVKAAFASMPKGQPTDVTAPAGKGAGKFVFVPREDAPQSTLRLGLPVVDPSHEDYVGLGVMNTLLGGSFSSRITSNIREDKGYTYSPSSTIATRVKSGTWFQTADVTAEATGPALAEIIKEIKRLQTEAPAEQELQGFKNYISGIFVLQNSSRTAIINQLWFLKSHDLPLSRLETYVQQVNDLSPKQISALAAKYLPLEKMTLVVVGDESVKSQLTEVPELKEIFKL, encoded by the coding sequence ATGAATAAATGGAAAATACTTGTTGCAGCATTGCTGTTGGCCGCAGTTGGCGCTCAGGCCGAAAAGCAGCAACCGCCCGCAGGCGGTGAGCCGAAAGATTTTAAGCTGACCGAAACCTATGATTTTAGTCTGGACAATGGCCTGGACGTAACCTTTGTCCAGTATGGGGATACGCCCAAAGTCACCTTGCGTATGGTGACAGCCACCGGCAATGTGGATGATGGTGAACATGATGCCGTATCGGATATGGTGTATGAGTTGCTGACCGAGGGCACTGCCACCCGTTCTGCCAGAGAAATCGCTGAACAGAGCGCGGGCATGGGTGGTCAGGTGAATACCTCAGTTTCAGCCAACTCCAGCTATGTGCAGATGGATGTGCTGAGTGAGTATGCCGCCGATGCCGCCGCTCTGATTGCCGATTTGGTGCAGAACTCGGTGTATGCAGAGGAAGATCTGCTGCGGGCTAAAAACAACTTTATCCGCGATCTGAAAGTGCAGAAATCGCAGGCTCAGGGACAGGCCGCTGAGGCCTTTTATCAGGCGGTATATTCTGATCATCCTTACGGCAAGGTGTTTGCCGATGAGTCGGTGGTCGAAACTCTGGGCACTGAACAGGTGAAGGCCTTCGCTGATGCCAATCTGGTCGCCAGCAGAAGCCATTTGTATGTTTCCGGTAAGTTTGATCAGGCACAGGTGGAAAAAGCGGTCAAAGCGGCCTTCGCGTCGATGCCAAAGGGTCAGCCGACAGATGTAACGGCACCAGCGGGTAAAGGGGCAGGGAAATTTGTCTTCGTACCCAGGGAGGATGCGCCGCAGTCTACCTTGCGACTGGGCCTGCCGGTTGTGGATCCTTCTCACGAGGATTACGTCGGCCTGGGCGTTATGAATACCCTGCTCGGTGGATCGTTTTCCAGCCGTATTACCTCTAATATCCGCGAGGATAAGGGCTATACCTACTCACCCAGCAGTACCATCGCTACCCGGGTTAAATCAGGTACCTGGTTTCAGACTGCCGATGTGACCGCGGAAGCCACAGGGCCTGCGCTGGCAGAGATCATTAAGGAAATCAAACGACTGCAGACAGAAGCACCTGCGGAGCAGGAGTTGCAGGGGTTTAAGAATTATATTTCCGGCATCTTTGTGCTGCAGAATTCTTCCCGTACGGCGATTATTAATCAGCTGTGGTTCCTGAAAAGCCATGACCTGCCCCTCTCCCGACTGGAGACCTATGTGCAGCAGGTCAATGATCTGAGCCCTAAACAGATTTCTGCCCTGGCCGCAAAATACCTGCCGCTGGAGAAAATGACGCTGGTAGTTGTGGGTGATGAAAGTGTGAAATCTCAGCTCACAGAAGTGCCCGAGCTGAAGGAGATTTTTAAACTCTAA
- a CDS encoding phosphoribulokinase, with the protein MSAKHPIIAITGSSGAGTTTTTNAIRHIFRNLGLDAAFVEGDSFHRYTRPEMEVEIRKAQEQGRHISYFGPKANDFVLLESLFREYGETGQGKYRQYLHSFDDAVPFNQMPGTFTPWQDLSDKTDLLFYEGLHGAVVTEEADVAKHVDLLVGMVPIVNLEWIQKIVRDTTDRGHSREAVMSSIVRSMDDYFHYITPQFSRTHVNFQRVPTVDTSNPFSAREIPSHDESFVVVRFRREMRTVDYPYLLQMIDGAFMSRINTMVVPGGKMGLAMELILSPLIEELMDKKRRASFQMDWVEEK; encoded by the coding sequence ATGTCAGCAAAGCATCCTATTATCGCCATTACCGGTTCGTCCGGTGCTGGCACTACAACCACCACCAATGCCATCCGGCATATATTCCGCAACCTGGGCCTGGATGCGGCCTTTGTGGAAGGCGACAGTTTCCACCGCTATACCCGCCCGGAAATGGAGGTGGAGATCCGCAAGGCTCAGGAACAGGGCCGGCATATCAGCTATTTTGGCCCCAAGGCCAACGATTTTGTGCTGCTGGAGAGCCTGTTTCGGGAATACGGAGAAACAGGCCAGGGTAAATACCGCCAGTATCTGCACAGCTTTGATGACGCGGTGCCGTTTAATCAGATGCCCGGCACCTTCACCCCCTGGCAGGATCTGTCGGATAAAACCGATTTACTCTTTTATGAAGGGTTGCATGGCGCTGTAGTCACAGAAGAAGCTGACGTGGCCAAACATGTGGATTTGCTGGTGGGCATGGTGCCGATTGTGAATCTGGAGTGGATCCAGAAAATCGTTCGCGATACCACCGACCGCGGCCATTCCCGCGAGGCGGTAATGAGCAGTATCGTGCGCAGTATGGATGATTATTTTCATTATATTACCCCGCAGTTTTCCCGCACTCATGTGAATTTCCAGCGTGTGCCCACAGTGGATACCTCGAATCCGTTCAGTGCCCGGGAAATTCCTTCTCACGATGAAAGTTTTGTGGTGGTGCGTTTTCGCCGCGAGATGCGCACAGTGGATTATCCCTACCTGTTGCAGATGATTGACGGTGCCTTTATGTCGCGGATTAACACCATGGTGGTGCCCGGTGGCAAGATGGGCCTGGCCATGGAGTTGATTCTGTCACCTTTGATTGAAGAACTGATGGATAAAAAGCGCCGCGCCAGCTTCCAGATGGACTGGGTGGAAGAGAAGTAA
- the rimK gene encoding 30S ribosomal protein S6--L-glutamate ligase, with protein sequence MRIAVLSRNANLYSTRRLKEEGEAHGHEMHIIDPLKCYMNINMQSSSVHIRGKQLPEFDAIIPRIGASITFYGTAALRQFEMMGVYPVNESVAISRSRDKLRSLQLLSRKGIGLPVTGFANQASNIPDLIDMVGGAPLVIKLLEGTQGIGVVLAETRQAAESVIEAFMGMKADIMVQEYIKEAGGADIRCLIIGDKVIASMKRQAKAGEFRSNLHRGGSASLVRLTPEERSTAVRAARTMGLNVAGVDILRSNHGPVVMEVNSSPGLEGIETATSKNVAGRIIEFIEKNAKAHKTRTRGKG encoded by the coding sequence ATGAGAATCGCTGTCTTGTCCCGTAACGCCAATCTTTACTCCACGCGCAGATTAAAGGAGGAAGGAGAAGCCCACGGGCATGAAATGCACATTATCGATCCACTGAAATGCTATATGAACATCAATATGCAGAGTTCATCGGTGCATATCAGGGGCAAGCAGTTGCCCGAGTTTGACGCTATCATTCCGCGAATAGGTGCTTCCATCACCTTTTACGGCACTGCCGCGCTGCGGCAGTTCGAGATGATGGGCGTGTATCCGGTCAATGAATCTGTCGCCATCAGCCGCAGCCGCGATAAGCTGCGTTCATTGCAACTACTTTCCCGCAAGGGGATTGGTTTGCCGGTAACAGGTTTTGCCAATCAGGCCAGTAATATCCCCGATCTGATTGATATGGTGGGAGGCGCTCCGCTGGTGATTAAATTGCTTGAAGGCACTCAGGGCATCGGCGTGGTGCTGGCCGAAACCCGCCAGGCGGCTGAGAGTGTTATCGAGGCGTTTATGGGCATGAAAGCCGATATTATGGTGCAGGAATATATCAAAGAGGCCGGTGGAGCGGATATCCGCTGTCTGATCATCGGTGATAAGGTGATCGCGTCGATGAAACGCCAGGCCAAGGCCGGTGAATTTCGTTCGAATCTGCACCGTGGCGGCAGTGCATCACTGGTACGTCTGACACCTGAGGAGCGCAGCACTGCGGTGCGGGCGGCGCGCACCATGGGACTGAATGTGGCAGGGGTGGATATTTTGCGCTCTAATCATGGCCCCGTGGTGATGGAAGTGAATTCTTCCCCCGGTCTTGAGGGCATTGAGACCGCCACCAGTAAAAATGTGGCCGGTCGTATCATCGAATTTATCGAGAAAAATGCCAAAGCCCATAAAACACGTACCCGGGGCAAAGGTTAA
- the hslV gene encoding ATP-dependent protease subunit HslV has product MTTIVSVRRNNQVVIAGDGQVSLGNTVMKGNARKVRRLYQNKVLAGFAGGTADAFTLFERFESKLETHQGHLMRAAVELAKDWRTDRMLRRLEALLAVADETASLIITGNGDVLQPEMDLIAIGSGGPYAQAAATALLQNTELSAREIAEKSLTIAGDICVFTNQNQTVEQLDY; this is encoded by the coding sequence GTGACCACAATAGTATCAGTCAGACGTAATAATCAGGTGGTAATTGCCGGTGACGGCCAGGTTTCGCTGGGTAATACCGTCATGAAAGGCAATGCCAGAAAAGTACGCCGCCTTTACCAAAATAAGGTGCTGGCAGGTTTTGCCGGTGGCACAGCTGACGCCTTTACCCTGTTCGAACGATTTGAATCCAAACTGGAAACCCATCAGGGCCATCTGATGCGCGCTGCGGTGGAGCTGGCTAAAGACTGGCGCACCGACCGAATGCTGCGGCGCTTAGAAGCCCTGCTGGCGGTAGCCGACGAGACCGCGTCCCTGATCATCACAGGTAACGGCGATGTGCTGCAACCGGAAATGGATCTGATCGCGATTGGCTCCGGCGGCCCCTATGCCCAGGCCGCTGCCACTGCACTGTTGCAGAATACCGAACTCAGCGCCCGCGAAATTGCCGAAAAGAGTCTGACCATTGCTGGCGATATTTGCGTATTCACCAACCAGAATCAGACCGTTGAGCAGCTCGATTACTGA
- the envZ gene encoding two-component system sensor histidine kinase EnvZ: MRFLPRSAFAQTVLLIGMLLLINQVVSYLSVTYYFIRPSYQQINSLLATQIKVIFIEGLDHEDPDLHKAFFEATGIRIMQEREARKSGLDQARHYQFLSRQMSGELGGSADVRISPGSPSLFWVNPPQAPDLWITVPMQGLGEADISPLTIYLMVIGVLSVAGGWLFVRRLNRPLNALQGAALTVARGEFPAPLKEEGSSEIIAVTRAFNQMSKGVKQLEDDRNLLTAGISHDLRTPLTRIRLAAEMLPSEQDWIREGISNDIEDMNDIIDQFINYVRQDRQEKIERVNLNSLIDDVVKARNIEAHHDIELYLGEIPDLQLRKVAIKRVLENLIDNAFRYGSDHITVTSGYNNKSREVFFCIRDFGAGIPEEQIETLFQPFTQGDKARGSVGSGLGLAIIKRIVDMHLGRISLTNHPEGGLQASVYLPVRLIRS, translated from the coding sequence ATGCGTTTTCTGCCCCGCAGCGCCTTTGCGCAAACTGTATTATTGATTGGCATGCTGTTGCTGATCAATCAGGTAGTGTCGTATCTGTCCGTCACTTATTACTTTATCCGCCCCAGTTATCAGCAGATTAACAGCCTGCTGGCCACGCAAATCAAGGTGATTTTTATCGAAGGCCTGGATCATGAGGATCCTGACCTGCACAAAGCATTTTTCGAGGCCACCGGCATTCGCATCATGCAGGAGCGGGAGGCCAGAAAATCCGGGCTGGATCAGGCCCGTCACTATCAGTTCCTGTCCAGACAGATGTCCGGCGAGTTAGGCGGCAGTGCCGATGTGCGTATCAGCCCCGGAAGTCCCTCATTATTCTGGGTTAATCCCCCTCAGGCGCCGGATTTATGGATAACGGTGCCTATGCAGGGACTGGGTGAGGCGGATATCTCGCCTCTGACCATTTACCTGATGGTGATCGGTGTACTCAGTGTGGCAGGTGGCTGGCTGTTTGTGCGTCGTCTTAATCGTCCGTTGAATGCGCTACAGGGTGCGGCGCTGACCGTGGCCAGAGGAGAATTCCCTGCGCCACTGAAAGAAGAGGGCTCGAGTGAAATTATCGCCGTGACCCGGGCATTCAATCAGATGTCCAAAGGGGTCAAGCAACTCGAGGATGACAGGAACCTGCTCACGGCGGGGATCTCCCACGATCTGCGCACCCCGCTGACCCGAATCCGTCTTGCCGCTGAGATGCTGCCATCAGAGCAGGACTGGATCCGGGAAGGGATCAGTAATGATATCGAGGATATGAATGACATCATCGATCAGTTTATCAACTATGTGCGTCAGGACCGTCAGGAAAAAATAGAACGGGTGAACCTTAACAGTCTGATTGATGATGTGGTCAAAGCCAGAAATATCGAAGCGCATCACGATATTGAACTGTACCTGGGGGAGATACCAGACCTGCAACTGCGCAAGGTGGCGATCAAACGGGTGCTTGAAAACCTGATTGATAATGCCTTTCGTTATGGCAGCGACCATATCACTGTTACTTCCGGCTATAACAACAAGAGCCGGGAAGTGTTTTTCTGTATCCGTGATTTTGGTGCCGGTATTCCCGAAGAGCAGATAGAGACTCTGTTTCAGCCCTTTACCCAGGGCGACAAGGCCCGCGGTAGTGTTGGCTCGGGGCTTGGGCTGGCCATTATTAAGCGTATTGTGGATATGCATCTGGGCCGTATCAGCCTGACTAACCACCCCGAAGGGGGGCTGCAGGCCAGCGTATATTTGCCGGTACGGTTGATACGTTCATGA
- a CDS encoding OsmC family protein — protein sequence MQASVKWLDNQRFVGTSESGHTVVMDGDKTSAASPMEMVMMAAGSCASVDVVSILKKARQQVTGVEVQLSGERADAVPAVFTRMKLHFVVTGFDVSDKHVERAVSLSAEKYCSVSIMLGKSVDISHSFEVHQAEFG from the coding sequence ATGCAAGCAAGTGTAAAATGGCTGGATAACCAGCGTTTTGTGGGCACCTCAGAAAGTGGCCATACGGTTGTAATGGACGGTGACAAAACCTCTGCCGCCAGCCCCATGGAAATGGTCATGATGGCCGCAGGCAGCTGCGCCTCGGTAGATGTGGTCAGCATACTCAAAAAAGCCCGGCAGCAGGTAACGGGCGTGGAAGTGCAACTGAGCGGCGAGCGGGCCGACGCGGTGCCGGCGGTATTTACCAGAATGAAACTGCATTTTGTGGTGACCGGGTTCGATGTCAGCGACAAACATGTGGAGCGGGCAGTCAGCCTTTCAGCAGAAAAGTATTGCTCAGTGTCTATTATGCTGGGCAAGTCGGTGGATATCAGCCATAGCTTTGAAGTACATCAGGCTGAGTTTGGTTAG